In Paenibacillus guangzhouensis, a single window of DNA contains:
- a CDS encoding spore coat protein CotJB — protein sequence MSEKMTANANTNTKPIDDEYYKLLHELQAIDFVLLELALFLNTHPNDMKSIQQFNQGVEQRQKLAYQYELNYGPLLQYGHSYSRFPWQWIDTPWPWQV from the coding sequence ATGAGTGAGAAGATGACCGCCAATGCGAATACGAACACCAAACCGATTGATGATGAGTATTACAAGCTGCTGCATGAGCTGCAAGCAATCGATTTTGTGTTGCTGGAATTAGCCTTGTTCCTGAATACGCACCCGAACGACATGAAATCTATCCAGCAGTTCAATCAGGGCGTAGAACAACGTCAGAAGCTTGCTTATCAGTATGAGCTGAATTACGGACCGCTCTTGCAATATGGGCATAGCTATTCGAGATTCCCGTGGCAATGGATCGATACGCCATGGCCTTGGCAGGTGTAA
- a CDS encoding HD-GYP domain-containing protein, with protein sequence MRLMPIQFCQPGMKLGKKIYNEDGLVLLSEHIELTQSMILRLEQLGLRYLYIEDARTDDIRIPELISEETKRESMHEIRKNFRELMNQPFSEKQSAYPSLGKNFRKVITNLIDDLSSHEDAMIMLSDINSTDFYLYRHSLNVCIYTVMMALSKGYNTEDLTTIALGALLHDIGKTQIPMEVLLKPDKLTNEEYRIIQQHTELGYRILKDEANIPLLAAHCAFQHHERIDGTGYPRGIKGVEIHEFSKMIGIVDSYDAMTSHRIYRSAMMPHQALEILYTGSGTLYEQGMLELFRDRIAIYPIGVTVKLNTGEIGVVVDLNSTSPQRPIIRILYDTDGQELSSIYDVDLSVKLNLMIVAVLTGGA encoded by the coding sequence TTGCGACTAATGCCTATTCAATTTTGTCAACCAGGCATGAAGCTTGGGAAAAAGATATATAACGAGGATGGACTCGTTCTCTTATCAGAGCATATTGAGCTGACTCAGTCAATGATCCTGCGGCTTGAGCAGCTCGGGCTCCGATACTTGTACATAGAAGATGCAAGAACAGACGATATTCGCATTCCTGAATTAATCTCGGAAGAGACGAAGCGAGAATCGATGCATGAGATCCGCAAGAACTTCCGTGAGTTAATGAATCAACCTTTTTCAGAGAAGCAATCGGCATACCCGAGTCTTGGGAAAAACTTCCGCAAAGTCATTACGAATCTGATCGATGATCTGAGCAGTCATGAAGATGCCATGATTATGCTGTCGGATATCAATTCAACGGACTTCTATTTATATCGTCATTCTTTGAATGTGTGCATCTATACGGTTATGATGGCTCTGTCAAAAGGCTATAACACGGAAGATTTAACGACGATCGCACTCGGCGCGCTGCTGCATGACATAGGGAAGACTCAAATCCCGATGGAAGTGCTCCTCAAGCCGGATAAATTAACGAATGAGGAATATCGCATTATTCAACAGCATACTGAATTAGGGTATCGCATTCTGAAAGATGAAGCGAACATTCCGTTACTCGCAGCCCATTGTGCATTTCAACATCATGAGCGAATTGACGGGACAGGATACCCACGAGGGATTAAAGGCGTAGAGATTCATGAGTTTTCCAAAATGATCGGCATCGTCGATTCGTATGATGCGATGACAAGCCATCGCATTTATCGTTCCGCGATGATGCCACATCAAGCATTAGAAATTCTCTACACAGGATCAGGTACGCTCTATGAGCAGGGGATGCTCGAACTGTTCCGCGATCGGATCGCTATCTATCCGATTGGTGTTACGGTCAAATTGAATACAGGTGAGATCGGTGTCGTTGTTGATTTGAATTCAACGTCTCCACAGCGGCCGATTATCCGGATTCTATATGATACGGATGGACAGGAGCTTAGCTCGATTTATGATGTTGATTTGTCTGTGAAACTCAATTTAATGATTGTTGCTGTTTTAACGGGCGGAGCATAA
- a CDS encoding bifunctional metallophosphatase/5'-nucleotidase, protein MDKERRSFVLFHSNDIHSHLEQAARIATVIDQERQMRPSDELIILDIGDHMDRMRMETEGSNGAVNVQILNQIGYEAVVLGNNEGLTYTPEIMKKVYSDQATFRIVGSNIREMTSGEVPDWMLPYDILHKGDLRIGLIGVTAAFTEFYDLLGWHVLHPYDVVAELSAFLRPQVDLLVVMSHLGIVHDRAIAERTHGIDLILGGHTHHLFEQAEKIGNTYVCAAGKFGSHLGRIEIEFEFESRRCIIKRAEALSVAEVPPDPLILSIIEQYGVIANKNLSQVAARLDRALPVAVEEESPLANLLAAALKAWTGAEIGLTNTGQLLDSLEAGDITLEMLHRICPSPINPCLLRLTGAQILQSLEESLLPEFQQRAIRGFGFRGRVLGTLAVDGLEIHYDLNQPPYERIQEVMVSGTGNRLQKEEIYQVATLDMFTFGVGYMALKDGTDRRYYLPEFIRDLLAWALSQEAMLSNCQAKRWHALQM, encoded by the coding sequence ATGGATAAAGAAAGACGTAGCTTTGTGCTGTTCCATTCGAATGATATTCATAGCCATCTGGAGCAAGCAGCTAGAATCGCAACGGTCATTGATCAGGAACGTCAGATGCGTCCTTCCGATGAATTGATTATTCTGGATATCGGCGACCATATGGACCGGATGCGAATGGAGACGGAAGGCAGCAACGGGGCTGTCAACGTTCAGATTTTAAATCAGATTGGTTATGAAGCAGTCGTGTTAGGTAATAATGAAGGATTAACTTATACCCCGGAGATCATGAAAAAAGTATACTCGGACCAAGCGACCTTCCGGATTGTTGGCAGCAATATACGAGAGATGACTAGCGGTGAAGTGCCAGATTGGATGCTGCCGTATGACATTTTGCATAAAGGGGATTTACGCATTGGTCTGATTGGTGTCACAGCCGCATTTACGGAGTTTTATGATTTACTCGGTTGGCATGTGCTGCATCCTTACGATGTTGTCGCGGAGCTGTCTGCCTTCCTGCGCCCTCAAGTCGATTTGCTCGTCGTCATGTCACATCTTGGAATCGTACATGATCGCGCGATTGCAGAGCGTACCCACGGAATTGATCTGATTCTAGGCGGACATACGCACCACTTGTTCGAGCAAGCAGAGAAAATCGGAAATACCTACGTCTGTGCAGCTGGGAAATTTGGTTCCCATCTGGGGCGTATTGAAATAGAGTTCGAATTCGAATCAAGACGCTGCATCATCAAGCGAGCTGAAGCGCTGTCTGTGGCGGAGGTTCCTCCAGATCCTTTGATTCTATCCATTATTGAGCAGTATGGCGTGATAGCTAACAAGAACTTAAGTCAGGTCGCTGCACGACTGGATCGAGCATTACCTGTGGCTGTGGAAGAGGAATCACCACTTGCGAACTTGCTCGCTGCAGCGCTGAAAGCATGGACCGGTGCGGAAATTGGCCTCACGAATACGGGGCAATTGCTGGATTCGCTCGAAGCGGGCGATATTACCCTTGAAATGCTGCATCGCATTTGTCCATCGCCGATTAATCCTTGTCTGTTACGGTTGACTGGTGCTCAAATTCTGCAATCGCTAGAGGAGTCGCTTCTTCCCGAATTTCAGCAGCGTGCCATTCGAGGATTTGGATTCCGCGGGAGAGTACTTGGTACACTAGCTGTGGACGGCCTGGAAATCCATTACGATCTGAACCAGCCGCCTTATGAACGGATTCAAGAAGTGATGGTATCCGGCACGGGAAACCGCCTGCAGAAGGAGGAAATCTATCAAGTCGCCACACTTGATATGTTCACATTCGGTGTAGGATATATGGCACTGAAGGATGGGACGGATCGGCGGTACTATTTACCGGAGTTCATTCGAGATCTGCTCGCCTGGGCGTTAAGTCAGGAAGCGATGCTATCCAATTGCCAAGCGAAGCGCTGGCATGCATTACAGATGTAA
- the yfkAB gene encoding radical SAM/CxCxxxxC motif protein YfkAB yields the protein MQARSILSSEQTRTLPVLSPAYDPWDPIRSLEQYGKHVLTSVEFTITNLCNMRCEHCAVGDSLTVIEPDKIPLTKLLKALDEVEHLETISITGGEPTFHKKTVQDYMVPLLKYARERGVRSQINSNLTLDYDRYAVLAPYLDVMHISFNYVSPEDFHTVGFKHAGHSVSLEAATKLYDRMIENTRRLSSEGMFISAESMINYRTHHKITEIHELIREMGCLRHEVHPMYPSSFASDLPVLSQAEMRAAIHRLLDTRDQNMWMLFGTLPFYACNENEEDQALLRRLRTEPNVTLRNDPDGRNRVNLNAFTGDVFVTDFADIPPFGNMETEKLDDIFNRWLYDHPLNQRINCHCSAAKCCGPNLLVADMYYKNVDFKSRKAII from the coding sequence ATGCAAGCAAGAAGCATTTTATCATCAGAACAAACGAGAACACTGCCTGTGTTATCACCGGCATATGACCCTTGGGATCCCATTCGCTCACTTGAACAATACGGCAAACATGTATTGACGAGTGTCGAATTTACGATAACGAATTTATGCAATATGCGCTGTGAACACTGTGCTGTCGGCGATTCGCTAACCGTCATTGAGCCGGACAAAATTCCGCTAACGAAGCTGCTCAAAGCGTTGGATGAAGTCGAACATTTGGAGACGATAAGTATTACAGGCGGTGAGCCAACCTTCCATAAGAAGACGGTTCAGGATTACATGGTGCCGCTCCTCAAATATGCTCGTGAGCGCGGGGTTCGTTCGCAGATTAACTCGAATTTAACATTAGACTATGATCGTTACGCGGTTCTCGCACCCTATTTGGATGTTATGCATATCTCCTTTAACTACGTGAGTCCAGAAGACTTTCATACCGTTGGGTTCAAACATGCAGGACATTCCGTAAGCCTAGAGGCAGCTACGAAGCTGTATGATCGGATGATTGAGAATACGCGTCGTCTTAGCAGTGAAGGAATGTTCATCTCCGCGGAGTCGATGATTAATTATCGTACCCATCATAAAATTACCGAGATTCATGAATTGATCCGTGAGATGGGCTGTCTCCGGCATGAAGTGCATCCGATGTATCCTTCTTCGTTCGCCTCTGATCTTCCGGTACTGTCGCAAGCGGAGATGCGTGCAGCAATACATCGATTGCTTGATACGCGAGATCAGAATATGTGGATGCTGTTCGGGACGCTGCCGTTCTACGCATGCAACGAGAATGAAGAAGATCAAGCGCTGCTGCGTCGTCTTCGAACCGAGCCGAATGTAACACTTCGCAACGATCCGGATGGACGTAATCGTGTGAATCTGAATGCTTTTACGGGCGATGTATTCGTGACGGATTTTGCAGATATCCCTCCATTTGGTAATATGGAAACAGAGAAGCTTGATGATATCTTCAACCGTTGGTTGTATGATCACCCGCTCAATCAACGGATCAATTGTCACTGTAGTGCAGCCAAATGCTGCGGACCGAATTTATTGGTCGCAGATATGTATTATAAGAATGTTGATTTCAAATCAAGAAAAGCAATCATCTAG
- a CDS encoding class I mannose-6-phosphate isomerase, with protein sequence MSNYDKYPEVRIEGMDSSAWQGYDKIVAELTCKLNSLGNRNILVIDCYPGVRYEEILVKMIRPLHADLVIHSDDLAFSGEEITAMIERNLTDDRVFGVMSCHQLQEFFDQDRIVRAQQAIEGVTQGLVVIYGVGASLVYQPDVLVYLDLARWEIQQRYRSKEMGNWKVDNHNEDILRKYKRGYFVEWRVADRHKKRLYKQMDYLMDTNVKNQPKMVTGEAFMAGLEEASSRPFRVVPYFDAGVWGGQWMKEVCDLDRDQVNFAWSFDGVPEENSLYLAYGDVRVEVPSINLVFRHPKEILGDKVHARFGTEFPIRFDFLDTMGGQNLSLQVHPLTEYIQEKFGMHYTQDESYYILDAEAPGLVYLGVKEGINPEEMMEDLRRAERGEISFPDDKYINTYVAKKHDHYLIPAGTIHCSGENTMVLEISATPYIFTFKLWDWDRLGLDGRPRPVHIDHGEQVIQWDRDTKWVEANLINRMEKIAEGDGWIEERTGLHEREFIETRRHWFSKAVTHDTHESVNVLNLVEGEEAIVESPTGAFEPFVVHYAETFFIPASVGTYTIRPHGPSIGKTIATLKAFVRV encoded by the coding sequence ATGTCTAACTATGATAAGTATCCAGAGGTTCGAATTGAGGGGATGGATTCCAGCGCATGGCAAGGCTACGATAAGATCGTTGCAGAGCTAACGTGTAAATTGAATTCGCTGGGCAATCGTAACATATTGGTCATCGATTGTTATCCCGGTGTTCGATATGAAGAAATTCTAGTGAAAATGATTCGTCCGCTCCATGCGGATCTTGTGATTCATTCCGATGATTTAGCATTCTCCGGTGAAGAGATTACCGCGATGATTGAGCGCAATCTAACTGATGATCGCGTATTTGGCGTCATGTCTTGCCATCAGCTGCAAGAATTTTTCGACCAAGATCGTATCGTGCGCGCACAGCAGGCGATTGAAGGTGTAACCCAAGGATTGGTCGTCATCTATGGCGTAGGCGCTTCGCTCGTATACCAACCGGATGTGCTCGTCTATCTGGATCTCGCGCGCTGGGAGATTCAACAGCGGTACCGCTCCAAGGAAATGGGCAACTGGAAAGTCGATAATCATAATGAAGATATCTTACGCAAATATAAACGAGGCTACTTTGTCGAGTGGCGTGTAGCCGATCGACATAAAAAGCGCTTGTACAAGCAAATGGATTATTTAATGGATACGAATGTGAAGAATCAACCTAAGATGGTGACTGGGGAAGCCTTCATGGCGGGACTAGAGGAAGCAAGCAGTCGCCCATTCCGTGTCGTACCGTATTTCGACGCGGGCGTATGGGGCGGACAATGGATGAAGGAAGTCTGCGACCTTGACCGGGATCAGGTCAACTTTGCTTGGAGCTTCGATGGCGTGCCGGAGGAGAATAGCTTGTATCTCGCATATGGCGATGTTCGAGTTGAAGTGCCGTCGATTAACCTTGTGTTCCGGCATCCGAAGGAAATTCTCGGCGATAAGGTGCATGCGCGCTTCGGAACGGAATTCCCGATTCGATTCGATTTCCTCGATACGATGGGGGGACAAAACCTCAGCCTACAAGTGCATCCGCTCACCGAGTACATTCAAGAGAAGTTCGGTATGCATTACACGCAGGATGAGAGTTATTACATTCTGGATGCAGAGGCTCCAGGCCTTGTCTATTTGGGGGTCAAAGAAGGCATCAACCCCGAAGAAATGATGGAGGATCTGCGTAGAGCAGAACGTGGCGAGATTTCTTTTCCAGATGACAAATACATCAATACTTACGTGGCGAAGAAACACGATCATTACTTGATTCCTGCAGGTACGATCCATTGCTCTGGAGAAAATACAATGGTGCTTGAGATCAGCGCCACGCCTTATATTTTTACATTCAAGCTGTGGGATTGGGATCGTCTCGGCTTGGATGGACGTCCTCGCCCAGTTCACATTGATCATGGGGAGCAGGTCATTCAGTGGGACCGCGATACAAAGTGGGTCGAAGCGAATCTAATCAACCGAATGGAGAAGATCGCGGAGGGCGACGGATGGATCGAAGAAAGAACGGGGCTTCACGAGCGCGAGTTCATTGAGACGAGAAGACATTGGTTCTCCAAAGCCGTAACGCATGACACGCATGAGAGCGTGAATGTGCTAAACTTGGTAGAAGGGGAAGAAGCGATCGTCGAGAGTCCTACCGGTGCATTCGAGCCGTTCGTTGTCCATTATGCAGAGACGTTCTTCATTCCGGCATCGGTCGGAACGTATACGATTCGTCCGCATGGGCCTTCCATAGGCAAGACGATTGCGACTTTAAAAGCATTCGTAAGGGTGTAA
- the ytvI gene encoding sporulation integral membrane protein YtvI, with product MQIKQLILILLGLAFLYGLFTVGAPFLLAFICAMLLEPINGLLMRRLKMKRIVASSITCTLFMLIFLSTIYLLGVQVLEQSMNFLTNAPAYFEGVQAYILKLIEEGQGFLDTMSPDIANSVIGMLSNLSDSISGVVNKLSQILLSFASGIPGLFFFFLFFIVALYLFCFNMDTMRRSMLTLFEDRSRDQVNEVLNSLKNSVFGFIRAQIIFSAFTYITTFIGLLILGVKYPLAIALLVTIVDILPILGVGSALVPWGVYCLLTGDIFTGLGLIVLFLVITVLRRIIEPKILGDAVGIGSLSALISLYVGMQLAGAIGLFLGPLVVIVYSAMRKAGLFQIKIKFE from the coding sequence ATGCAGATCAAACAATTGATATTGATATTGCTTGGCCTTGCTTTTCTGTATGGATTGTTCACAGTCGGTGCGCCGTTCTTGCTTGCTTTTATTTGCGCCATGCTGCTTGAACCGATTAATGGGCTATTGATGCGCAGATTGAAAATGAAGCGGATCGTGGCCTCTTCCATCACCTGTACGCTGTTTATGCTCATCTTTTTGAGCACGATTTATCTCCTTGGGGTACAAGTGCTTGAGCAGTCGATGAACTTCCTTACGAATGCGCCCGCCTATTTTGAAGGGGTGCAGGCCTATATTCTCAAATTGATCGAAGAAGGACAGGGATTTCTGGATACGATGTCGCCGGATATTGCGAACAGCGTAATCGGGATGTTATCGAATTTATCGGACTCCATTAGCGGCGTCGTGAATAAGCTGTCGCAGATTCTCTTGTCATTTGCTTCGGGTATTCCGGGTTTATTCTTCTTTTTCCTGTTCTTTATCGTTGCGTTATATTTGTTCTGTTTCAATATGGACACGATGCGCAGATCCATGCTGACGTTATTCGAAGATCGTTCACGCGATCAAGTGAATGAAGTGCTGAATAGTCTCAAAAACTCCGTCTTTGGCTTCATCCGCGCACAGATAATTTTCAGTGCGTTCACGTACATTACGACATTCATCGGCTTGTTAATTCTTGGTGTGAAATACCCGCTCGCAATCGCGCTCCTCGTGACGATTGTGGATATTCTCCCAATTCTAGGAGTCGGTTCGGCCTTAGTCCCATGGGGAGTCTATTGCCTGCTCACAGGGGATATTTTCACAGGGCTTGGATTGATTGTCTTATTCCTTGTCATTACCGTCTTACGACGGATCATCGAACCTAAAATTCTTGGAGACGCAGTGGGGATTGGTTCTTTATCGGCCTTGATCAGTCTCTATGTCGGGATGCAGTTGGCTGGAGCGATCGGCTTGTTCCTCGGTCCGCTGGTCGTCATCGTCTATTCTGCGATGCGAAAAGCAGGACTGTTCCAGATCAAAATTAAGTTTGAATAA
- a CDS encoding hemolysin family protein, translating to MTHFEPGAIFLHILLVLLLVLLNGFFVAAEFALVKVRQTRLTQLANEGNRRAHFALKVNHRLDTYLSATQLGITLASLALGWVGEPAISHLIVEPLLAKLGVVDKTLTQTISFVAAFSIITFLHIVLGELAPKTLAIQKAEATSLWLSGPLLLFYKVFMPAIWLLNAAANGFLKLLGLQPATEHDVAHTEEEIRILVSQSAQSGFIDKDEMKLMDNIFDFSDRLAREVMLPRTDMQCLYTTHSIEENMEIVFTTKHTRYPVAVEDKDQIIGFIHISDLFITPPQTVEAMQDLIRPILNVPESMEVSHVLRLMQKNRAQIALVVDEYGGTAGMLTTEEILEEIVGEIRDEFDEDERPNVETTDGIISVDGRMLLEDVNEMLGVTIEDDEVDSIGGWLFKQLEGNVAEGKKVLIDDVWFEVAEVERLRILRIHIYRQKGGQVPVT from the coding sequence ATGACCCACTTTGAGCCTGGCGCCATTTTCCTTCATATCCTGCTTGTCCTTTTACTTGTCTTACTGAATGGATTTTTTGTTGCGGCAGAGTTCGCGCTTGTTAAGGTAAGGCAGACCCGGCTGACACAGCTGGCGAACGAAGGCAATCGTCGCGCTCATTTTGCCCTGAAAGTGAACCATCGTCTAGACACGTATCTCTCGGCGACACAGCTTGGGATTACCCTCGCCTCTCTGGCGCTCGGTTGGGTAGGGGAACCTGCCATCTCTCATTTAATCGTAGAACCGCTGCTCGCGAAGCTGGGAGTTGTAGATAAGACGCTGACGCAGACGATTAGCTTCGTCGCTGCATTCTCCATCATCACTTTCCTGCATATTGTGCTTGGTGAACTCGCACCGAAGACGCTTGCGATTCAGAAGGCGGAAGCTACTTCATTATGGCTGTCCGGCCCGCTCTTATTGTTCTACAAGGTGTTCATGCCAGCGATCTGGCTCTTGAATGCGGCAGCGAACGGCTTTTTGAAGCTATTGGGGCTTCAGCCTGCAACAGAACATGATGTGGCGCATACCGAGGAAGAGATTCGCATCCTTGTCAGTCAGAGTGCGCAGAGCGGGTTCATTGACAAAGACGAGATGAAGCTGATGGATAATATTTTCGATTTCTCCGATCGGTTGGCCCGTGAAGTGATGCTTCCGCGTACGGATATGCAATGCCTCTATACGACGCATTCGATCGAGGAGAACATGGAGATTGTCTTCACTACGAAGCATACGCGGTACCCGGTCGCCGTCGAGGATAAAGACCAAATTATTGGCTTCATTCATATCTCAGATCTCTTCATCACGCCTCCGCAGACGGTCGAAGCGATGCAAGACCTCATACGGCCGATTCTGAACGTCCCTGAGTCGATGGAGGTAAGCCATGTGCTTCGCCTCATGCAGAAGAATCGCGCACAAATTGCGCTGGTCGTGGATGAATACGGCGGGACAGCCGGCATGCTGACGACAGAAGAAATTTTGGAAGAGATTGTAGGCGAGATACGCGATGAATTCGATGAGGATGAACGCCCTAATGTCGAGACGACGGACGGGATCATTTCGGTGGACGGCCGGATGCTGCTGGAAGATGTGAATGAAATGCTCGGCGTGACCATTGAAGATGACGAGGTTGATTCCATCGGCGGTTGGCTATTCAAACAGCTGGAAGGCAATGTTGCGGAAGGCAAAAAAGTTCTCATCGATGATGTCTGGTTCGAAGTGGCAGAGGTGGAGCGTTTACGGATTCTTCGGATACATATTTATCGGCAAAAGGGAGGACAAGTCCCAGTTACGTGA
- a CDS encoding spore coat associated protein CotJA has product MNDQVRVWYPYVGANNPCPPIRVKTYVVPPNQYIQFQPLDLPQFTPQEALRYGTLWPALFSPYEPTRGSEGGEVTS; this is encoded by the coding sequence ATGAACGATCAAGTCCGCGTCTGGTACCCCTATGTTGGTGCGAACAATCCCTGTCCGCCCATTCGGGTGAAGACATATGTCGTGCCTCCCAATCAGTATATTCAATTTCAACCGCTCGATCTACCGCAGTTCACGCCGCAGGAAGCTTTGAGATATGGAACGCTATGGCCGGCATTATTCAGTCCCTATGAGCCCACGAGAGGATCAGAAGGAGGGGAGGTGACGTCATGA
- a CDS encoding undecaprenyl-diphosphate phosphatase: MDSILVAIILGIVEGLTEFIPVSSTGHMILTDKIIHPNVPRDILSSFEVIIQLAAILAIAIVYRERLFRLFGLKKAPATPATTTTGGRVRKSQLNLIHVFLGIAPALITAFFAKDYIKSKFDSPSTVLWALVVGALFLLFAEFFSRSRVKITAKDMDDMTYKQALLVGIYQILSVVWPGFSRSGSTMAGGMLSGLSYKAAADFSFLMAIPIMCAASGYELLKNYKVILNGDWMFFLVGFIVSFVVAYIVVVAFLKYIQKIQLRHFAYYRLIVAFLFWFFILR, encoded by the coding sequence ATGGATTCCATTTTAGTAGCGATTATTCTCGGGATTGTCGAGGGTCTGACAGAATTTATTCCAGTCTCATCCACAGGTCACATGATTCTAACCGACAAGATCATTCATCCCAATGTCCCGCGTGACATTCTTAGCTCGTTCGAAGTCATCATTCAGCTTGCAGCGATTCTAGCAATTGCGATTGTCTACCGTGAGCGGCTTTTCCGGTTATTTGGATTGAAAAAAGCACCTGCAACGCCAGCTACGACGACAACGGGAGGTCGTGTGCGTAAATCGCAATTGAACTTAATTCACGTCTTTCTCGGGATTGCACCTGCGTTAATTACCGCTTTTTTCGCAAAAGACTATATCAAGAGTAAGTTCGATTCTCCGTCTACAGTCTTATGGGCACTTGTTGTTGGTGCATTGTTTCTCTTATTCGCAGAGTTCTTCTCGCGCAGTCGTGTGAAAATTACGGCGAAAGACATGGATGACATGACGTACAAGCAAGCGCTCCTCGTCGGGATCTATCAGATCTTGTCCGTGGTATGGCCTGGATTTAGCCGTTCCGGTTCGACGATGGCCGGAGGGATGTTAAGCGGTCTCAGCTACAAAGCAGCAGCCGATTTCTCCTTCTTAATGGCGATTCCGATTATGTGTGCGGCCTCAGGATATGAGCTGCTAAAGAATTATAAGGTGATTCTTAACGGTGACTGGATGTTCTTCCTCGTCGGGTTTATTGTCTCTTTCGTCGTGGCATACATTGTTGTTGTCGCATTCTTGAAGTATATTCAGAAGATTCAACTGCGTCACTTCGCCTATTATCGACTCATCGTCGCATTCTTGTTTTGGTTCTTTATCCTGCGTTAA
- a CDS encoding manganese catalase family protein: MWLYEKKLQYPVKVSKCDPRMAKLLLEQYGGADGELAAALRYLNQRYSIPDKVIGLLTDIGTEEFAHLEMIATMVYKLTKDATVEMMKAAGLSEMYAQHDRALFYSNSSGVPFTTAYIQAKGDPLADLYEDIAAEEKARATYQWLIDLTDDVDLQDSLKFLREREIIHSLRFREAVEIIKADWNTKRVF, encoded by the coding sequence ATGTGGTTGTACGAGAAGAAGTTGCAATACCCGGTGAAAGTGAGCAAATGCGACCCTCGAATGGCGAAGCTGTTGCTGGAACAATACGGAGGTGCAGACGGCGAGCTCGCAGCGGCCTTACGATACTTAAATCAGCGTTACTCGATCCCTGACAAGGTGATTGGATTACTTACGGATATAGGTACCGAGGAATTCGCTCACTTAGAAATGATCGCTACCATGGTCTATAAGCTCACGAAAGACGCGACGGTGGAGATGATGAAGGCTGCCGGGCTCTCCGAGATGTATGCGCAGCATGACCGTGCGTTGTTCTACAGCAATTCGTCGGGTGTCCCGTTCACGACAGCGTATATTCAAGCCAAAGGTGATCCGCTCGCCGACCTGTATGAAGACATTGCGGCCGAAGAGAAAGCGCGTGCCACTTACCAATGGCTCATCGATTTAACAGATGATGTCGACCTGCAAGACAGTCTGAAATTCCTGCGCGAGCGCGAGATCATCCATTCACTCCGCTTCCGTGAAGCCGTCGAGATCATTAAGGCAGATTGGAATACGAAGCGGGTATTTTAA